A window from Triticum aestivum cultivar Chinese Spring chromosome 6D, IWGSC CS RefSeq v2.1, whole genome shotgun sequence encodes these proteins:
- the LOC543212 gene encoding alpha/beta-gliadin A-III precursor — MKTFLILALLAIVATTATSAVRVPVPQLQPQNPSQQQPQEQVPLMQQQQQFPGQQEQFPPQQPYPHQQPFPSQQPYPQPQPFPPQLPYPQTQPFPPQQPYPQPQPQYPQPQQPISQQQAQQQQQQQQILQQILQQQLIPCRDVVLQQHNIAHASSQVLQQSSYQQLQQLCCQQLFQIPEQSRCQAIHNVVHAIILHHHQQQQQQPSSQVSYQQPQEQYPSGQGSFQSSQQNPQAQGSVQPQQLPQFQEIRNLALQTLPAMCNVYIPPYCSTTIAPFGIFGTN; from the coding sequence ATGAAGACCTTTCTCATCCTAGCCCTCCTTGCTATCGTGGCGACCACCGCCACAAGTGCAGTTAGAGTTCCAGTGCCACAATTGCAGCCGCAAAATCCATCTCAACAACAACCACAAGAGCAAGTTCCattgatgcaacaacaacaacaatttccAGGGCAGCAAGAACAATTTCCACCACAACAGCCATATCCGCATCAGCAACCATTTCCATCACAACAACCATATCCGCAGCCGCAACCATTTCCGCCACAACTACCATATCCGCAGACGCAACCATTTCCACCACAACAACCATATCCACAACCGCAACCACAGTATCCGCAACCACAACAACCAATTTCGCAGCAACaagcacaacaacaacaacaacaacaacaaatcctTCAACAAATTCTGCAACAACAACTGATTCCATGCAGGGATGTTGTCTTGCAACAACACAACATAGCGCATGCAAGCTCACAAGTATTGCAACAAAGTAGTTACCAACAGTTGCAACAATTATGTTGTCAGCAACTGTTTCAGATCCCCGAGCAGTCGCGGTGCCAAGCCATCCACAATGTCGTTCATGCTATTATTctgcatcatcatcaacaacaacaacaacaaccgtcGAGCCAGGTCTCCTACCAGCAGCCTCAGGAACAATATCCATCAGGCCAGGGCTCCTTCCAGTCATCTCAGCAAAACCCACAGGCCCAGGGCTCTGTCCAGCCTCAACAACTGCCCCAGTTCCAGGAAATAAGGAACTTAGCGCTGCAGACGCTGCCAGCAATGTGCAATGTCTACATCCCTCCATATTGCTCGACCACCATTGCGCCATTTGGCATCTTCGGTACTAACTGA